In Myotis daubentonii chromosome 16, mMyoDau2.1, whole genome shotgun sequence, one DNA window encodes the following:
- the KRT39 gene encoding keratin, type I cytoskeletal 39 yields the protein MDTKDCSTTSSSSTPSQGCSRITNFRIISSNTSCQQLETNKCQPTGHVLRTFQSQGCQPTPCFCPMPICLVNNVDCGWCGEGINSHEKETMQILNDRLANYLEKVRMLEQENAELECKIQEECNKELPVICPDYLSYFSTIKELQQKILCTKAENSRLVSQIDNTKLAADDLRAKYEAEVSLRQLVEADTNGLQRILNALTLGKADLEARVQSLKEELLCLKSDHEKETNSLQSQLGDRLNIEVTAAPSVDLNRVLQEMRCQYESVMETNRRDVEQWFHTQMEELNQQVGTSSQQQQCCQKEIIELRRTMNALEVERQAQHRMRDSQECLLAETEARYTALLAQMQCLIDNLEAQLAEIRCALERQNQEYEVLLDVKSQLECEIATYRSLLESSDSKLSCNPCAPICEPSVCTTMECTAPVHTSSSALHGIPEPSCAYRDLPRLLAKILTITKEIKDGKVISSHEHVQPCFIIRAAKV from the exons ATGGATACCAAGGACTGCTCAACAACTAGTTCTTCTTCAACCCCAAGCCAAGGCTGCTCTAGGATTACAAATTTTAGGATCATCTCCTCCAATACCAGCTGCCAACAACTTGAAACCAACAAATGCCAACCAACTGGCCATGTTCTGAGAACTTTCCAGTCCCAGGGCTGCCAACCCACTCCTTGCTTTTGCCCTATGCCCATCTGCTTAGTAAACAACGTCGATTGTGGCTGGTGTGGTGAAGGCATCAACAGCCATGAGAAAGAGACCATGCAAATCCTGAATGACCGCCTTGCTAACTACCTGGAAAAGGTGCGGATGCTGGAACAAGAGAACGCAGAACTGGAGTGTAAAATCCAGGAAGAGTGTAACAAAGAGCTCCCTGTCATATGTCCTGATTACCTGTCCTACTTTTCTACCATCAAGGAACTCCAGCAGAAG ATCTTGTGCACCAAGGCTGAGAATTCCAGACTGGTCTCACAAATTGACAACACCAAACTGGCTGCTGATGACTTGAGAGCCAA GTATGAAGCTGAGGTGTCCCTGCGCCAGCTAGTGGAGGCAGATACCAATGGCCTACAGCGGATCCTGAATGCACTGACCCTGGGCAAAGCTGACCTGGAGGCACGAGTCCAGTCTCTGAAGGAGGAGCTCCTTTGCCTCAAAAGCGACCATGAGAAG GAAACCAATTCCTTACAGAGCCAGCTTGGGGACCGGCTCAACATTGAAGTGACTGCTGCCCCCTCTGTTGACCTAAATCGGGTTCTACAAGAAATGAGATGTCAATATGAGTCTGTCATGGAGACAAACCGCAGAGATGTGGAACAGTGGTTCCACACGCAG ATGGAGGAGCTGAACCAGCAGGTGGGGACCAGCTCTCAACAGCAGCAGTGCTGCCAGAAGGAGATCATCGAGCTGAGACGAACCATGAATGCTCTGGAGGTGGAGCGGCAGGCCCAGCACCGAATG AGAGACTCCCAGGAGTGCCTGCTGGCGGAGACGGAGGCCCGCTACACAGCCCTGCTGGCCCAGATGCAGTGTCTGATCGATAACCTCGAGGCTCAGCTGGCGGAGATCCGGTGTGCCCTGGAGAGGCAGAACCAAGAATACGAGGTTCTGCTGGACGTCAAGTCCCAGCTGGAGTGTGAGATTGCCACCTACCGCAGCCTGCTGGAGAGCTCAGACAGCAA GCTTTCCTGCAACCCGTGTGCCCCTATATGTGAGCCTTCAGTTTGCACAACCATGGAATGCACAGCCCCAGTTCACACATCATCTTCAGCTCTCCATGGGATACCCGAGCCCAGCTGCGCCTACAGAGACCTACCCCGACTACTGGCTAAAATCTTGACCATCACCAAGGAGATTAAGGATGGGAAAGTCATTTCTTCGCATGAGCATGTGCAGCCTTGCTTCATCATCAGAGCTGCCAAAGTCTAA
- the KRT40 gene encoding keratin, type I cytoskeletal 40 translates to MTSDSSPTSCSSEPHAGVSDGATASTCSTETTGLPNTCATSRCQTPGFLSTSRLPTTCFVPCYLAGSCNLPCVLGNCAWCEDGVFNSNEKETMRFLNDRLANYLERVRGLEEMNAELECRIREQCGGDIPLVCPDYQCYFDTIEDLQRKILCTKAENSRLTIQLDNCKLAANDFRSKYESELSLRQLVETDIGGLRGILDELTLCKADLEAQVESLKEDLLCLKKHHEEEINLLRGQLGDRLTVELDSAPNIDLNGVLNEMRCQYETVLANNRRDVEEWFAVQTEELNQQQLSSAEQLQGCQIEILELKRTANALEIELQAQQSLTESLECTVAETEAQYSTQLAQMQGLIDNVEEQLAEIRCDLERQNQEYQVLLDTKARLEGEIATYQGLLESEDSRLPSNPCSTTSASRNTGEPCSAYVLCTVENCCA, encoded by the exons ATGACTTCCGACAGCTCCCCCACATCCTGCTCTTCTGAGCCCCATGCCGGGGTTTCAGATGGTGCAACTGCTTCAACCTGTTCCACGGAAACCACTGGTCTCCCCAACACCTGTGCTACATCCAGATGCCAGACTCCTGGCTTCCTGTCCACGTCTCGCTTGCCAACCACTTGCTTCGTGCCATGCTACCTCGCTGGGAGTTGTAACCTTCCCTGCGTGCTGGGGAACTGTGCTTGGTGCGAGGACGGGGTGTTCAACAGCAACGAGAAGGAGACCATGCGGTTCCTGAATGACAGACTCGCCAACTACCTGGAGAGGGTGCGTGGCCTGGAGGAGATGAATGCCGAGCTGGAATGCAGGATCCGAGAACAGTGTGGAGGGGACATCCCATTGGTGTGCCCCGATTATCAGTGTTACTTCGACACCATTGAAGATCTCCAACGAAAG ATTTTGTGCACGAAGGCAGAGAATTCTAGACTCACTATACAGCTTGACAACTGCAAACTGGCGGCCAATGACTTTAGGTCAAA GTACGAGTCGGAGCTGTCTCTTCGCCAGCTGGTAGAGACAGACATTGGCGGCCTACGAGGGATCCTGGACGAGCTGACCCTGTGCAAAGCCGATCTGGAGGCCCAGGTGGAGTCCCTGAAGGAGGATCTCCTTTGCCTTAAGAAACACCATGAAGAG GAGATCAACTTGCTCCGTGGACAGCTTGGTGACCGACTCACTGTGGAGCTAGACAGTGCCCCCAACATCGACCTCAACGGGGTCTTGAATGAGATGCGCTGTCAGTATGAAACAGTGCTCGCCAACAACCGCAGAGACGTGGAAGAATGGTTCGCTGTTCAG ACGGAGGAGCTGAACCAGCAGCAGCTGTCCAGTGCAGAGcagctgcagggctgccagaTAGAGATCCTGGAACTGAAACGAACAGCCAACGCTCTGGAAATTGAGCTCCAAGCACAGCAAAGCCTG ACAGAATCTCTGGAATGCACGGTGGCAGAAACGGAGGCCCAGTACAGCACCCAGCTGGCCCAGATGCAGGGCCTGATCGACAACGTGGAGGAGCAGCTGGCCGAGATCCGCTGCGACCTGGAGCGGCAGAACCAGGAGTACCAGGTGCTGCTGGACACAAAGGCCCGGCTGGAGGGTGAGATCGCCACGTACCAGGGTCTCCTGGAGAGCGAGGACAGCAG GCTTCCCTCTAACCCATGTTCCACGACAAGCGCGTCACGCAACACTGGAGAGCCGTGCTCGGCGTATGTACTTTGCACAGTCGAAAACTGCTGTGCGTGA